A section of the Hirschia baltica ATCC 49814 genome encodes:
- a CDS encoding ExbD/TolR family protein — MKFAQLNNKPSSSRISMTPLIDVVFILLLFFMLTSTFVVRRNMDLATPSISSVRDTTDEVIHLELNKDGLTFEGQLLTLDDIHDLLNARLTSGDPVNLSIGEGVPLAATVEVMDALKASGGRAIALQTVEVTQ, encoded by the coding sequence ATGAAATTCGCGCAGCTAAATAACAAGCCATCCAGTTCACGTATTTCGATGACGCCACTGATCGACGTTGTCTTCATCCTTTTGTTGTTTTTCATGCTAACCTCTACATTCGTGGTACGGCGTAATATGGATCTAGCAACACCCTCCATTTCATCAGTGAGAGATACGACTGACGAAGTAATCCATCTTGAGCTGAACAAAGACGGTCTGACATTTGAGGGACAGTTATTAACGCTAGATGATATTCATGACTTACTGAATGCACGTCTTACTTCTGGAGATCCTGTTAATCTGTCCATAGGTGAAGGCGTGCCATTGGCCGCGACTGTGGAAGTCATGGACGCCTTAAAGGCATCCGGAGGACGAGCTATTGCACTGCAAACTGTGGAGGTTACACAATGA
- a CDS encoding ExbD/TolR family protein, with protein MKLSTSQNTAQSASIDDRIMPLINIVFLLLIFFLVAGVIKDVEPVEVDPPASIAEIESENSDLTIFIAENGQLALDDDLLDDTIFKTKLTAIITNHPEKSVRIVADKNIDSTKVIDILETLRQAGSSQVKLTTRVKEAP; from the coding sequence ATGAAACTTTCCACCAGTCAGAATACTGCACAATCAGCGAGCATTGATGATCGCATTATGCCTCTAATCAACATTGTTTTCTTGCTATTAATTTTCTTCCTTGTGGCAGGTGTTATCAAGGATGTAGAGCCAGTAGAAGTTGATCCTCCCGCTTCCATTGCGGAAATTGAAAGTGAAAACTCAGACTTAACGATTTTCATCGCTGAAAATGGCCAACTCGCTTTAGATGATGATTTGCTTGATGATACCATTTTCAAAACGAAGTTAACTGCCATAATCACCAACCATCCTGAAAAATCTGTACGGATAGTAGCCGACAAGAACATTGATTCCACAAAGGTAATCGACATATTGGAAACGCTTCGTCAGGCTGGGTCATCACAGGTAAAACTCACCACGCGTGTTAAGGAAGCACCATGA
- a CDS encoding energy transducer TonB — MNQKHIIWSVAFAGAVIAHSAALLGFSSSPSAASPALPVVEHEILLMPLGSLEGAIEETTEPEQIEEPPAPPPPPVQPPPQPSPKPATKVPTTTAPILPPAEPIVASTLTAAPEPTVTQAISASTKTTAQPVKTGGNTTANKASKPPKFGVPNGVKKEQASYAGLLQAWFLKHKRYPHQARARHQEGVVKVWFKIDQQGNILEKRIEKSCGFSILDKATLSLLQKASPVPAPPQKLLATDLTFVVPIAFTIK; from the coding sequence ATGAACCAGAAACATATTATCTGGAGCGTTGCTTTTGCAGGCGCAGTTATTGCGCATAGTGCTGCATTGTTGGGGTTTTCTTCTTCGCCAAGTGCTGCGTCGCCGGCATTACCCGTTGTTGAGCATGAAATACTGCTAATGCCTTTAGGTTCTCTAGAAGGCGCGATCGAAGAGACCACTGAACCAGAGCAAATTGAAGAACCACCTGCACCACCACCTCCACCAGTGCAACCGCCACCTCAACCATCACCCAAGCCGGCTACGAAAGTTCCAACCACTACCGCTCCCATTTTACCCCCCGCAGAGCCAATAGTAGCAAGTACACTGACTGCTGCACCTGAACCGACAGTGACACAAGCAATTTCGGCTTCCACTAAGACAACGGCACAGCCAGTTAAAACTGGAGGAAACACAACTGCAAACAAAGCTTCAAAACCACCAAAATTCGGAGTTCCCAATGGCGTCAAAAAAGAGCAAGCGAGCTATGCTGGACTGCTTCAAGCTTGGTTCCTGAAACACAAAAGATACCCGCACCAAGCGCGTGCACGCCATCAAGAGGGTGTCGTGAAGGTTTGGTTCAAAATAGACCAACAGGGCAATATCCTAGAAAAGCGAATTGAAAAAAGTTGCGGTTTCTCTATTTTAGATAAGGCGACCCTAAGCCTATTGCAGAAGGCCTCCCCCGTCCCTGCACCACCTCAAAAGCTCCTCGCTACCGACTTAACCTTTGTCGTGCCAATTGCTTTTACAATCAAATAG
- a CDS encoding cysteine hydrolase family protein, protein MMNELASELPHIASDQLNGMIIPSKTCLTVVDVQKDFTAPDGLVAQYGADMTTVEPTIHRIEKLVEAARKVGVTVVHMRVVTSPETDSEAVKKLYERRGMPGGQAICRKGEGDVYYRIFPEVGDIEIPKLMFNGFHDTELESKLRKQGIDTMLFTGFTTDCCVFSTANDAFHRNFNTFIVSDACSAYEPELHLSALEIMQKNFALLIHTEDVLASWKI, encoded by the coding sequence ATGATGAATGAGTTAGCCTCGGAGCTGCCACATATCGCATCGGACCAACTCAATGGTATGATTATACCGTCCAAGACTTGTCTTACAGTGGTAGATGTTCAAAAGGATTTTACCGCACCCGATGGGCTGGTTGCTCAATATGGGGCAGATATGACAACTGTCGAACCCACTATTCACCGTATCGAGAAATTGGTTGAAGCGGCAAGGAAAGTTGGTGTGACTGTTGTTCACATGAGAGTGGTGACGTCGCCGGAAACGGATTCAGAAGCGGTCAAAAAATTGTATGAGCGTCGTGGAATGCCGGGTGGTCAAGCAATTTGCCGCAAGGGTGAAGGGGACGTTTATTACCGCATTTTCCCAGAAGTTGGAGATATCGAGATACCCAAACTTATGTTCAATGGCTTTCATGACACTGAACTTGAAAGCAAGCTTAGGAAACAGGGCATCGATACAATGTTATTCACTGGGTTTACAACAGATTGCTGCGTATTTTCGACAGCTAATGACGCATTTCATAGGAATTTCAATACATTTATTGTTTCAGACGCTTGCTCTGCTTATGAGCCTGAACTTCATCTAAGTGCTCTTGAAATTATGCAGAAAAACTTCGCCTTATTAATCCATACTGAGGATGTTCTCGCAAGTTGGAAAATATGA
- a CDS encoding MFS transporter — MSNGISMSAGSKLGALGTLDLLINAATFCSLGVILPSMVQELHWNWSTAGLGFTILGACAGGSSMVPRYLIRKFGVRTTIGAGAILMFFGFLLLSKTTNLLHYYAGAAMCGVAYQSMTMIPATFVITRVFKHTSTAIGIYATLGALGNVLGPWMVLTTLGVEGETWRSYWMYQGVIILILGIATAIIIGFQGEFSKPAASELDEEKNKPSPLPPPPQHLFGKIYRTDTDWTPKQAMATPQFYILFASYALITMCLITITSLSVAHLTENGVSNRMAAGMLSLEASVAVIMRAVSGYLGDRMEPKKLLTAALLTTSIGTLLLANFHEDHSLFVYAIGTGIGFGTVQLCCTILLLNYFGRKYNLELFSTMLLGGAISAFGPLVGGIIRDTTGSFVPVFLILFILSLATGIMTLFMRPPVLKPSSERQFPENEPYAQTAATNN, encoded by the coding sequence ATGTCGAACGGCATTTCCATGAGTGCGGGCAGTAAACTTGGGGCGCTTGGCACTCTCGACCTTCTAATTAACGCTGCAACTTTTTGTTCGTTGGGCGTCATCCTGCCTAGCATGGTTCAGGAATTACACTGGAATTGGTCAACCGCAGGTCTAGGCTTCACCATTCTCGGCGCTTGCGCAGGCGGCTCATCGATGGTGCCAAGATATTTGATTAGAAAATTTGGAGTTAGAACCACTATTGGAGCTGGCGCAATTCTAATGTTCTTTGGTTTCCTGCTATTATCCAAAACGACAAATTTGCTTCACTATTATGCCGGCGCTGCAATGTGTGGTGTGGCCTACCAATCAATGACGATGATACCTGCAACTTTCGTCATAACGCGCGTATTCAAACATACATCTACAGCTATCGGGATATATGCTACTCTTGGAGCTCTAGGAAATGTCTTAGGTCCTTGGATGGTGCTAACTACCTTGGGCGTAGAAGGAGAAACTTGGCGCTCATATTGGATGTATCAAGGTGTAATTATCTTAATCCTTGGTATCGCGACTGCTATCATTATCGGCTTCCAAGGTGAGTTTTCAAAACCCGCTGCCTCGGAACTTGATGAAGAGAAAAATAAGCCTTCGCCACTGCCGCCTCCCCCTCAGCATCTTTTTGGAAAGATCTACCGTACAGACACAGACTGGACCCCAAAACAGGCCATGGCGACGCCTCAGTTTTACATTCTGTTTGCAAGTTACGCTCTGATAACAATGTGCTTAATTACAATTACGAGCCTGTCAGTTGCACATCTGACGGAAAATGGCGTCTCGAACAGAATGGCAGCAGGTATGCTAAGTTTGGAAGCGTCGGTTGCAGTCATAATGCGAGCCGTTTCTGGATACCTTGGTGACCGAATGGAGCCAAAAAAATTACTTACTGCAGCACTATTAACAACCTCAATTGGTACATTACTGCTTGCAAACTTTCATGAGGACCATTCCCTCTTTGTGTATGCGATAGGTACCGGCATTGGATTTGGAACGGTTCAACTGTGCTGCACTATCTTGTTGCTCAATTACTTTGGCAGAAAATACAATCTTGAACTATTTTCAACCATGTTACTTGGCGGTGCGATTTCCGCGTTCGGGCCTTTAGTCGGCGGTATTATTCGCGATACAACAGGCAGTTTCGTTCCAGTATTCTTGATCCTATTTATACTCAGTTTAGCAACAGGAATAATGACGCTCTTCATGCGCCCACCTGTGTTGAAACCATCCTCAGAAAGACAATTTCCAGAGAACGAGCCTTACGCTCAGACTGCTGCGACTAACAACTAA
- a CDS encoding LLM class flavin-dependent oxidoreductase, whose protein sequence is MSLPDKMFGVFLPIANGGWIISNTTPELNGLYEQNKKAAQLADKIGLDFIMSMSKFRGFGGETNHWGVSMESMTMMAGLAEATENVKVWTTMHSLLHNPAVVAKMVTTLDHISNGRAGLNIVSGAYIDEFKQMGAWREDVNHDERYDLADEWITVIKKLWSEDHIDFDGKYFKMEDCEHAPKPISRPRPDIISAGQSDRGLNFATKHADACFIAGRDMDQRLSYSRRAREIADENERTIKVCSMCTVIHDDTDEKALKRLQKYEEGRDMGAIMKQMESWGLQGDNLLQSAKKAGCSQNHTVVGSPETCRQKIEELVEKCEIDGVMLIYPEYEEGLEMTGAEILPHLRQRYSALVS, encoded by the coding sequence ATGTCCCTTCCAGATAAAATGTTTGGCGTATTTCTTCCAATAGCCAATGGCGGTTGGATCATTTCAAACACAACGCCAGAACTTAATGGCCTGTATGAGCAAAACAAAAAGGCTGCTCAACTCGCGGACAAAATTGGGCTAGACTTCATAATGTCTATGTCAAAATTTCGAGGCTTTGGTGGTGAAACAAACCACTGGGGCGTATCTATGGAATCCATGACTATGATGGCAGGTTTGGCAGAGGCAACCGAGAATGTGAAGGTTTGGACAACTATGCATTCTCTTCTTCACAATCCCGCTGTAGTCGCAAAAATGGTAACAACGCTCGATCACATTTCGAATGGCCGTGCCGGTTTGAATATTGTTTCTGGTGCCTACATCGATGAATTCAAGCAGATGGGGGCTTGGCGCGAAGATGTAAACCATGACGAACGCTATGATCTTGCAGACGAATGGATCACAGTCATTAAAAAATTATGGAGTGAAGATCACATCGATTTTGATGGTAAATACTTTAAAATGGAAGATTGTGAACATGCGCCTAAACCAATCTCTAGACCACGCCCCGACATTATCTCTGCGGGCCAATCCGACCGCGGTTTAAACTTCGCAACAAAACATGCTGATGCTTGTTTCATTGCAGGAAGAGACATGGACCAACGCCTCTCTTATAGTCGTCGTGCACGTGAGATAGCTGATGAAAACGAGCGCACAATAAAAGTGTGTTCGATGTGTACCGTCATCCATGACGACACCGATGAAAAAGCTCTCAAACGTCTTCAAAAATATGAGGAAGGCCGAGACATGGGTGCCATCATGAAACAGATGGAAAGCTGGGGGCTGCAAGGCGACAATCTTTTGCAATCAGCGAAAAAAGCCGGATGTAGTCAAAACCATACCGTTGTAGGCTCTCCTGAGACCTGTCGACAAAAAATTGAAGAACTCGTTGAAAAATGCGAAATTGATGGTGTCATGTTGATTTACCCAGAATACGAAGAAGGTCTAGAAATGACAGGGGCCGAAATTCTGCCTCACTTGCGCCAACGCTATTCTGCATTAGTAAGTTAA
- a CDS encoding zinc-binding metallopeptidase family protein, with translation MPTEFSNIIEAPFAISEEDKIRLEQAIDSEELTKLALELGNIPSPAMGELQAANFVHDWLTEEGFRPRKVGATPERPNVVATYGGFGTGKNLLMAAHLDTESPMWDAQLDSYKFRPESLENPEWNNCWLEDGKFHGYPISNDRGPMACFLIATKALKKCGIELAGKLQIVATPGEIGPEPIEEAEGVGYMGKDIGASYVFHHGGVSPDYAIAAEGCDFGLTWVGCGYVVYRIRLFGEAIFTPTINHPEKASDHPNPIYKLAGVLQPLLDWSKNYEENAKYECEGGTALPKTQISSIRAGVPHAFGAGTEVCSLYLEVGLPPNQKQSEILQSLELHLRATSDLDFEIEPVVVRLGQEAKDDEVAPLVGAVNEATKLTLGEQVKRADPIYSSMWRDHNLFNMHRIPSITTGMPRWRPTPEDMAKSALIYALTAIAVCGKISSEDKLTRKSALWGETNPLDKR, from the coding sequence ATGCCCACTGAATTTAGTAATATTATCGAAGCCCCTTTTGCGATAAGCGAAGAAGACAAAATTCGTCTTGAACAAGCTATCGATAGCGAAGAATTGACTAAATTAGCTCTTGAACTGGGAAACATCCCTAGCCCAGCAATGGGAGAACTTCAGGCTGCAAATTTTGTTCACGATTGGCTTACAGAAGAAGGATTTCGGCCTCGTAAAGTAGGTGCCACCCCAGAGCGACCAAATGTGGTTGCGACTTATGGCGGCTTTGGTACAGGAAAAAATCTACTTATGGCGGCACATCTGGATACGGAAAGCCCGATGTGGGATGCCCAACTTGACTCTTACAAATTTAGACCCGAGTCACTTGAAAACCCTGAGTGGAACAATTGTTGGTTGGAAGATGGAAAATTTCATGGATACCCAATATCCAATGACAGAGGACCAATGGCTTGCTTCTTAATTGCGACCAAAGCGCTCAAAAAATGTGGAATTGAGCTAGCAGGTAAACTTCAAATTGTTGCGACACCTGGAGAAATTGGTCCCGAACCCATAGAAGAAGCTGAAGGCGTTGGGTATATGGGGAAAGATATTGGCGCAAGCTATGTCTTCCACCATGGCGGTGTGTCCCCTGATTATGCAATAGCAGCTGAAGGCTGTGACTTTGGACTCACTTGGGTTGGATGCGGATATGTCGTTTATCGCATTCGACTTTTTGGTGAAGCCATATTCACACCGACCATTAATCACCCAGAAAAAGCCAGCGATCACCCCAACCCTATCTACAAGCTGGCGGGTGTGCTTCAGCCACTCTTGGACTGGAGCAAGAATTACGAAGAGAACGCTAAGTACGAATGTGAAGGTGGAACTGCCCTACCCAAAACACAAATATCATCAATCCGCGCCGGTGTTCCTCACGCATTTGGAGCTGGTACGGAAGTATGTTCACTTTATTTAGAGGTTGGGCTTCCCCCGAACCAAAAGCAAAGCGAAATCTTACAAAGCCTCGAATTACACTTGCGCGCAACATCCGACCTTGATTTCGAAATAGAACCCGTTGTCGTAAGGCTTGGACAAGAAGCAAAAGATGATGAAGTTGCACCATTGGTGGGAGCTGTAAATGAAGCCACTAAACTGACACTTGGCGAGCAAGTTAAGAGAGCTGACCCGATATATTCGAGCATGTGGAGAGATCACAATTTATTCAACATGCATCGCATTCCATCGATAACGACAGGCATGCCACGCTGGAGACCAACTCCGGAAGATATGGCCAAGAGTGCTCTCATTTACGCCTTAACAGCCATTGCTGTGTGTGGGAAAATATCCAGTGAAGATAAACTTACCAGAAAATCAGCTTTATGGGGTGAAACAAACCCATTGGACAAACGTTAA
- a CDS encoding flavin reductase family protein encodes MDKMASYTSMEFRTAMGSFLSGVTVVTTQKSDGSPTGAAVNAFSSISSSPATLMVSLDHNSRTLGFIKESKVFGVNILAKNQLDIVRHFASKIDNPFGATPHQIMASGAPIIEGSLAWFECSIADIFKSGDHDIIIGHITSLYSNPELSPLGYFRGELLTTV; translated from the coding sequence ATGGATAAAATGGCTTCATACACTTCAATGGAATTTCGCACTGCCATGGGCTCATTCTTGAGCGGGGTAACAGTTGTGACAACACAAAAGTCTGACGGATCACCAACAGGTGCTGCCGTAAATGCCTTTAGTTCCATTTCGTCATCCCCTGCGACTCTAATGGTAAGTTTGGACCACAACAGTCGAACACTGGGTTTTATAAAAGAAAGTAAGGTATTTGGTGTCAACATTTTAGCAAAAAATCAGCTGGATATTGTGCGTCATTTTGCTTCAAAAATCGACAACCCATTTGGAGCCACCCCTCACCAGATCATGGCATCTGGTGCACCAATTATCGAAGGCTCATTGGCTTGGTTCGAATGCTCTATAGCAGATATATTTAAATCAGGGGACCATGACATAATCATCGGTCACATAACGAGCCTCTATTCAAACCCTGAACTTTCTCCACTAGGATACTTTCGAGGTGAACTTCTAACGACTGTGTAA
- a CDS encoding NAD(P)/FAD-dependent oxidoreductase, producing the protein MIVIIGAGQAGIQTAISLRKYGSETAIVLVGEEAHPPYQRPPLSKAYLKGESDCERLHLKPLSWFETNNILLKMNSHVHAVDCKMSTVILSSGEQIEYDKLVFATGSDPHVLAVEGKDLNGVMSLRKISDVDALRPYIKPGVKIAIVGAGYIGLEAAAVCSGYGMEVSVFEAADRILTRVSGVEVAEFLTQYHTKNGVTFHFGAKVVGFEGRDGHVCGIQTEHHGEVSVDIVLMGVGIRPNSEIAESAGIACKNGILVDEDAKTSVDGVWAAGDCAARPIVQLGGHHRLESVHNAIEQGNLTAASIMQLPRPRVDVPWFWSDQNDLKLQTAGLLGGFDQSIIRGNLCDEKFSVWYFLGDKLLAVDAINSPPDFMVGKKLIQSQKAIDKWKISDTGLSLKELL; encoded by the coding sequence ATGATTGTGATTATAGGAGCAGGTCAGGCAGGGATACAAACCGCAATATCTCTCAGGAAATATGGCTCAGAAACGGCAATTGTGTTGGTAGGTGAGGAAGCACATCCTCCCTATCAGCGCCCACCTTTATCAAAAGCTTACCTTAAAGGAGAAAGTGATTGCGAACGTTTGCACTTAAAGCCACTTTCTTGGTTTGAAACGAACAATATTTTATTGAAAATGAATAGCCATGTGCATGCCGTTGATTGCAAAATGAGCACGGTCATATTGTCGTCGGGTGAACAGATTGAGTATGATAAACTTGTGTTCGCAACCGGATCAGACCCGCATGTCCTTGCCGTCGAAGGGAAAGATTTGAATGGGGTCATGTCTCTTCGTAAGATTTCAGATGTTGATGCTCTGCGTCCCTATATCAAACCAGGTGTAAAAATTGCCATTGTTGGTGCCGGATATATTGGGCTTGAGGCGGCAGCTGTTTGTTCTGGATATGGCATGGAAGTGAGTGTTTTTGAAGCTGCAGACCGGATACTCACACGCGTATCTGGAGTGGAAGTCGCAGAGTTTTTGACTCAATATCACACTAAGAATGGTGTGACATTTCATTTTGGTGCCAAAGTTGTGGGGTTTGAAGGACGTGACGGGCATGTCTGTGGCATTCAGACCGAACATCATGGTGAGGTCTCTGTTGATATCGTGTTGATGGGGGTAGGAATACGACCTAATTCTGAAATCGCTGAGAGTGCCGGCATTGCTTGTAAAAATGGTATCCTAGTAGATGAAGATGCAAAGACTTCTGTCGATGGTGTCTGGGCGGCAGGAGATTGTGCAGCACGTCCAATTGTTCAATTGGGAGGCCACCATCGACTTGAGAGTGTTCATAATGCAATTGAGCAAGGGAATCTTACAGCAGCTTCTATTATGCAATTGCCTCGCCCTCGGGTCGATGTTCCTTGGTTCTGGTCTGATCAAAATGATTTGAAATTGCAAACTGCTGGCTTGCTTGGGGGCTTTGATCAATCGATTATACGTGGCAATCTTTGTGATGAAAAATTTTCTGTTTGGTACTTCTTAGGAGATAAACTTCTGGCGGTAGACGCAATAAATTCCCCACCCGATTTTATGGTTGGAAAAAAGCTAATTCAATCTCAGAAAGCCATAGATAAGTGGAAGATATCTGACACAGGATTGAGCTTGAAAGAGTTGCTATAA
- a CDS encoding TauD/TfdA dioxygenase family protein produces MKRLTPYMGAELSDIDLEQAIGDEAAEELRSALTQYQVLGFRNQEISHEAHKTMGKIYGPLAIHFAVPGIEEHPEIVAIHADADSKYVAGENWHADLSASDEPPLGSILYLHTVPETGGDTCFCSMTKAYDALSDKMKDYLDGLYAMHDSNPVYHRLFKDYDKRYPATIHPVIARHPRSGKKFIFVNSSNTTYIEGLPKEESDAILNFLFDHIKNPNFQMRFTWEPHSIVMWDNLAVQHLAVWDYFPNVRSGFRVTVAGEKLSA; encoded by the coding sequence GTGAAACGTTTAACTCCCTATATGGGGGCTGAACTGTCTGACATTGATTTGGAGCAAGCTATCGGGGACGAAGCTGCGGAAGAATTGCGTTCAGCATTGACCCAATATCAAGTGCTAGGGTTTCGTAATCAAGAAATTAGTCATGAAGCTCACAAGACTATGGGCAAAATATATGGACCATTAGCAATCCATTTTGCTGTTCCTGGAATTGAGGAGCATCCTGAAATTGTTGCTATTCATGCAGATGCAGATTCGAAATATGTCGCAGGCGAGAATTGGCATGCGGATTTAAGTGCGAGTGATGAACCTCCGCTCGGTTCCATTCTTTATCTTCACACCGTTCCAGAAACTGGTGGAGATACATGTTTTTGCAGCATGACTAAAGCGTATGATGCATTATCGGATAAGATGAAGGATTATCTGGATGGCTTATATGCTATGCATGATAGTAATCCTGTGTATCATCGCTTGTTTAAAGATTATGATAAGCGGTATCCAGCGACTATTCACCCAGTCATCGCGCGCCATCCACGAAGCGGTAAAAAATTCATATTCGTCAACTCCTCGAATACCACTTACATCGAAGGACTACCAAAAGAGGAGAGCGATGCAATTTTGAATTTTCTCTTTGATCATATCAAAAATCCCAATTTTCAAATGCGTTTTACTTGGGAGCCTCATTCAATCGTGATGTGGGATAATTTGGCTGTGCAACACTTAGCCGTTTGGGATTATTTTCCAAATGTTCGGTCTGGATTTCGTGTGACTGTTGCTGGTGAAAAATTGTCTGCTTAG